A genomic region of Marinobacter sp. NP-4(2019) contains the following coding sequences:
- a CDS encoding YbeD family protein, with product MSEPKAPKIEFPCDYVIKVIGNSAPDFTEFVVEVVEQHAPGISETDISINESRGGRFSSVQLKIVATGEDQLKALFEDLKASGRVHMVL from the coding sequence ATGAGTGAGCCGAAAGCACCTAAAATTGAATTTCCCTGTGACTATGTCATCAAAGTGATTGGCAATTCAGCGCCGGATTTCACCGAGTTCGTGGTTGAGGTTGTGGAGCAGCATGCGCCGGGAATTAGCGAAACGGATATCTCCATCAATGAGAGCCGTGGTGGCCGTTTCTCTTCGGTCCAGTTAAAGATCGTGGCCACCGGTGAGGACCAGCTCAAGGCCCTGTTCGAAGACCTCAAGGCCAGTGGCCGGGTTCATATGGTGCTTTGA
- a CDS encoding D-alanyl-D-alanine carboxypeptidase family protein produces MATNPVFRTLTALLLLVLIPLGSANAQTVLIPSPPQVAASSYILMDPLSGRVIMDENSNERLPPASLTKMMTAYIVERELDEGRLSMSDMVPISVNAWRTEGSRTFVQEGTEVSVEDLLKGVIIQSGNDASVALAEFVAGSEGAFVDIMNQQAQLLGMKDTNFENATGLPSPDHFSTARDLALLAMAIINDYPENYPLYAEKHFTYNNIRQPNRNSLLWRDDSVDGLKTGHTEEAGYCLVASAERNGTRLIAVVMGTDSTGARAQEVQKMLNYGFRYYESETLFGAGQELIKARIWGGRDDELSVGVTEEVNVTIPRGSRESLESTVDLDSVIKAPIKVGDELGRVQVKLGDDVIVDQPVLALSDVPEGGLFKRLWDAIKLFFVQLF; encoded by the coding sequence ATGGCGACTAATCCTGTTTTCCGCACTCTAACTGCTTTACTGCTTCTGGTGTTGATCCCCCTGGGATCGGCCAATGCCCAGACAGTACTGATTCCCTCGCCCCCGCAAGTGGCGGCGAGTTCCTATATCCTGATGGACCCCCTGAGTGGCCGGGTGATCATGGATGAGAACAGTAATGAACGTTTGCCGCCGGCAAGCCTGACTAAGATGATGACGGCCTATATTGTTGAGCGTGAGCTGGACGAAGGGCGTCTCTCCATGTCGGACATGGTGCCGATCAGTGTCAATGCCTGGCGCACGGAAGGGTCCCGTACCTTTGTTCAGGAAGGGACGGAAGTCTCGGTAGAAGACCTGCTCAAGGGTGTGATTATCCAGTCAGGCAATGATGCCTCGGTTGCCCTGGCAGAGTTTGTTGCCGGCAGTGAAGGGGCTTTTGTCGATATCATGAACCAGCAGGCTCAACTGCTCGGTATGAAGGATACCAACTTCGAGAACGCCACTGGTCTACCTTCGCCGGATCACTTCTCCACCGCTCGTGATCTGGCGCTACTGGCGATGGCGATCATCAATGACTACCCCGAGAACTATCCGTTGTACGCGGAGAAACACTTTACTTACAACAATATTCGTCAACCCAATCGCAATAGCCTGCTTTGGCGTGATGACAGTGTCGATGGCCTTAAAACGGGCCATACTGAAGAAGCTGGATACTGTCTGGTGGCTTCAGCCGAGCGCAATGGTACCCGGCTGATTGCCGTGGTAATGGGAACTGACAGCACGGGAGCCCGTGCCCAGGAAGTCCAGAAAATGCTGAATTATGGCTTCCGCTACTATGAAAGCGAGACGCTGTTTGGTGCTGGTCAGGAACTGATCAAGGCGCGGATCTGGGGCGGTCGTGATGATGAGCTGTCGGTTGGTGTCACTGAAGAAGTCAATGTCACTATTCCCCGCGGTTCCCGCGAGTCACTGGAATCGACCGTGGATCTTGACTCTGTCATTAAAGCACCCATCAAGGTGGGGGACGAGCTTGGCCGGGTGCAGGTCAAACTGGGCGATGACGTGATTGTGGACCAGCCGGTGCTGGCGCTCAGCGATGTGCCCGAGGGCGGGCTGTTCAAGCGCCTGTGGGACGCCATCAAGCTCTTTTTTGTTCAGTTGTTCTAG
- the mltB gene encoding lytic murein transglycosylase B: MPLLLAVLASVTHARGYDATPEGRALIEEMVTKYGYDQGKVETLLADATRIDRILESISRPAEKTLTWHEYRKIFIKPERVERGLAFLKEHDEAFARAESEFGVPATVIAAIIGVETWYGNYTGNYRVIDALATLAFDYPPRSRFFRSELIQYLLMTREQGFDPLDVKGSYAGAMGYGQFISSSYRHFAIDFDGDSIADILTNPVDAIGSVANYFSAHHWREGEPIAEPMDGHLPQDSPLLTRELKPQLTVTDYREAGLSPKQVSGEDAAARAILLQGADGPELWLTYHNFFVITRYNHSHLYAMAVLQLADELNKHRNSDR; the protein is encoded by the coding sequence GTGCCCCTTCTGTTAGCGGTGCTCGCTTCCGTTACCCACGCCCGGGGCTACGATGCCACTCCAGAGGGGCGGGCCCTGATCGAAGAAATGGTCACAAAGTACGGGTATGACCAGGGCAAGGTGGAAACCTTGCTGGCAGACGCGACCCGAATCGACAGGATACTGGAGTCGATCAGCCGCCCTGCCGAGAAAACCCTGACCTGGCATGAGTATCGGAAGATCTTTATCAAGCCTGAGCGGGTTGAGCGTGGCCTGGCTTTTCTCAAAGAACACGACGAGGCATTTGCACGGGCAGAGTCGGAATTTGGCGTTCCTGCCACTGTTATTGCCGCGATCATTGGGGTGGAAACCTGGTACGGTAACTATACCGGCAATTACCGTGTGATCGATGCCCTGGCGACCCTGGCCTTTGACTACCCGCCCCGCAGCCGTTTCTTCCGTAGCGAACTGATCCAGTATCTGTTGATGACCCGGGAACAGGGTTTTGATCCCCTGGATGTCAAAGGATCCTACGCCGGAGCCATGGGCTACGGCCAGTTCATCTCCAGCAGTTACCGTCACTTTGCTATCGACTTCGACGGCGACAGTATTGCAGACATCCTGACCAATCCCGTAGACGCCATTGGCAGTGTCGCCAACTATTTCAGCGCCCATCACTGGCGTGAGGGTGAGCCGATTGCCGAACCCATGGATGGCCACTTGCCGCAGGACAGTCCCTTGCTGACGCGGGAACTGAAGCCGCAGCTGACGGTCACTGATTATCGCGAAGCCGGGCTGAGTCCAAAACAGGTGTCAGGGGAGGATGCCGCGGCCCGGGCAATCCTGTTGCAAGGGGCTGATGGCCCGGAATTATGGCTGACGTACCATAACTTTTTTGTGATAACCCGTTACAATCACAGTCATCTGTACGCCATGGCGGTTTTACAACTGGCTGATGAGTTAAACAAACACAGGAATTCTGACCGGTGA
- a CDS encoding septal ring lytic transglycosylase RlpA family protein, which yields MTQFPLSLPLVIVAALILSGCASSPPPETDHSSRYTISQDRAPEDDFDVSGLGDARPQYEAPRSAGNKSPYTVWGKQYTVMDSNHGYVERGTASWYGEKFHGHKTSNGEVFDMYEMSAAHKSLRIPGYARVTNLDNGRSVIVRVNDRGPFHGDRLIDLSYAAAKKLGYQGKGTARVEVAAITVEKDGTMTLAGRPFSGGGEPVPLEKVADNADVSSGASGLFVQLGSFSSRNPAEVLLGKARGVIENPMRVRAVDTASGRFHRVQVGPFRNPDEARQAQARLENRGFGQTILLTDSH from the coding sequence ATGACCCAGTTCCCATTGTCCTTGCCGCTAGTCATCGTTGCAGCGCTGATATTATCGGGATGCGCCTCTTCGCCACCACCGGAGACGGATCATTCCTCACGGTATACGATCTCACAGGATCGTGCTCCCGAAGATGATTTTGATGTGTCGGGGCTTGGCGATGCAAGGCCACAATATGAAGCTCCCCGTTCTGCCGGAAACAAGTCACCTTATACGGTGTGGGGCAAGCAATACACCGTGATGGATAGCAATCATGGCTACGTTGAGCGGGGCACCGCCAGCTGGTACGGCGAAAAGTTCCATGGCCATAAAACCTCCAATGGCGAGGTTTTTGACATGTATGAAATGTCGGCAGCCCACAAGAGCCTGAGAATTCCGGGTTACGCCCGGGTAACGAACCTCGATAATGGCCGTTCGGTGATCGTGCGGGTGAACGACCGGGGGCCCTTCCACGGTGACCGGCTGATTGACCTTTCCTACGCGGCCGCCAAGAAGCTGGGCTATCAGGGCAAAGGCACCGCCCGGGTGGAGGTCGCGGCCATAACGGTCGAGAAGGACGGCACCATGACTCTCGCCGGTCGACCATTTTCCGGTGGCGGGGAGCCGGTTCCGCTTGAGAAGGTGGCGGATAATGCCGACGTCAGTAGCGGGGCTTCGGGGCTGTTCGTACAACTGGGTTCTTTCAGCAGCCGTAATCCGGCAGAAGTCCTGCTGGGCAAGGCCAGAGGCGTGATTGAAAACCCGATGCGAGTAAGGGCGGTGGATACGGCATCCGGGCGTTTCCACCGGGTGCAGGTTGGCCCCTTCCGCAACCCGGATGAAGCCCGACAAGCCCAGGCGAGGCTTGAAAACCGGGGATTTGGCCAGACCATACTACTGACCGATTCCCACTAA
- a CDS encoding GrxA family glutaredoxin, producing the protein MEHVTIYGRSSCGFCVRARQLCEVKGIPFTYVDMIEEGMSKADIAEKIGRPVHTVPQILAGEYYIGGSDEFVRYLSAQEARAN; encoded by the coding sequence ATGGAGCATGTGACCATTTACGGCCGCTCGTCCTGCGGTTTTTGTGTTCGTGCCAGGCAACTCTGTGAAGTGAAAGGCATTCCCTTCACTTATGTCGACATGATTGAAGAGGGCATGTCCAAGGCAGACATTGCCGAAAAGATTGGCAGACCAGTGCACACGGTGCCCCAGATCCTGGCTGGTGAGTACTATATCGGTGGATCTGACGAGTTTGTCCGTTACTTGAGTGCCCAGGAGGCCCGGGCAAACTGA
- the lipB gene encoding lipoyl(octanoyl) transferase LipB, producing the protein MPPLIVRSLGEQPYLETWEAMKTFTADRDDTVADELWCLEHPRVYTQGQAGKAEHILAPGDIPVIQVDRGGQVTYHGPGQLVIYLLINLPRARLGVRTLVDQIEQAIVRVLADSGITAAPRPDAPGVYVGDAKIASLGLRVRRGCSFHGLALNVNMDMEPFRRINPCGYAGMAMCQVSDFVSGATVADFSARLADELVTGLGHDQVEYRAGW; encoded by the coding sequence ATGCCGCCGCTGATTGTACGCTCACTGGGAGAACAGCCGTACCTGGAAACCTGGGAGGCGATGAAAACCTTCACTGCGGATCGTGACGACACCGTGGCGGATGAACTGTGGTGCCTGGAGCACCCCCGGGTCTACACCCAGGGGCAGGCGGGCAAGGCCGAACACATCCTGGCGCCGGGGGATATTCCTGTTATCCAGGTGGACCGGGGTGGGCAGGTGACCTACCACGGCCCTGGCCAACTGGTGATTTATCTGCTGATCAATCTGCCGCGGGCCAGGCTCGGTGTGCGCACCCTGGTGGACCAGATTGAACAGGCGATCGTGCGGGTGTTGGCAGATTCTGGTATTACGGCGGCCCCGAGGCCGGATGCTCCCGGGGTTTATGTTGGGGATGCCAAAATAGCTTCGCTGGGGCTGCGCGTCCGTCGTGGCTGTTCATTCCATGGGCTGGCATTGAACGTAAATATGGATATGGAGCCGTTTCGTCGCATTAATCCCTGTGGCTATGCGGGTATGGCCATGTGCCAGGTCAGTGACTTTGTCAGCGGCGCTACCGTGGCGGACTTCTCTGCCAGGTTGGCGGACGAGCTGGTCACGGGGCTGGGCCATGACCAGGTCGAGTATCGTGCCGGTTGGTAA
- a CDS encoding YqaA family protein: MAYLTLFLTAFAAATLLPAYSEVMLGAMVTQDYSLWWLWFWATAGNTLGSVVNGVIGRQVDRFKNKRWFPVTEQQLEKARDRFNRYGQWSLLLGWMPLGGDALTLIGGVMRVPWLNFVVLVAIGKGVRYGFVLWLVLNAAGVPSESVPSP, from the coding sequence TTGGCATACCTGACCCTGTTCCTGACTGCCTTCGCCGCAGCCACCCTGCTCCCGGCGTATTCCGAAGTCATGCTGGGCGCGATGGTCACCCAGGACTATTCCCTGTGGTGGCTCTGGTTTTGGGCAACAGCGGGAAATACTCTGGGCTCTGTTGTTAATGGGGTTATCGGCAGGCAGGTGGATCGCTTTAAGAACAAACGCTGGTTTCCGGTAACAGAGCAGCAACTGGAAAAGGCACGGGACAGGTTTAACCGTTACGGTCAGTGGTCATTGTTATTGGGCTGGATGCCCCTGGGGGGCGACGCACTCACGCTCATTGGCGGCGTGATGCGCGTACCCTGGCTGAACTTTGTGGTACTGGTCGCCATCGGCAAGGGCGTACGTTACGGCTTCGTGCTCTGGCTGGTCCTGAATGCCGCCGGCGTCCCTTCGGAATCGGTGCCGTCGCCATAA
- a CDS encoding GGDEF domain-containing protein: MTHAATYQADTDLSQYQVKGEIPVPTLIGWLTLAAVPLLIFFAYRSSLRADPTPPILLIIFAGLLALNGIAYLLSHNSTLQRRGFIAIITALFTYLAVQAVEDGSAIIWLFAYPPVVFYISQSRVGVIACSGGLFGVAVLFSPIGDQLFDTPYTDSFRLTMIAVFAFEISTCYVLDQSRRRSKLGLLKLAQEFEYAAKHDALTGLANRREVLAQLENEYQRYLRNSRTFSVLLMDIDLFKSVNDNHGHHVGDEMIRLVASTLREQCRKVDTLARWGGEEYLVLLPETNTEEAVKTAHRIREAVSRKSVHAEGQAIAATISVGVATIRNAESVDRLLQRADEGLYRAKTLGRNTVCDFEGTFTH; encoded by the coding sequence ATGACTCATGCAGCCACATATCAAGCGGACACTGACCTGTCCCAGTATCAGGTGAAGGGAGAAATTCCCGTTCCCACGCTCATTGGATGGTTGACACTCGCCGCCGTACCCTTGCTGATTTTCTTTGCGTACCGGTCATCCCTGCGCGCAGATCCCACGCCCCCCATCTTACTGATTATTTTCGCGGGGCTTCTGGCCCTCAATGGTATTGCCTATCTTCTCAGTCACAACAGCACCCTGCAGCGCAGGGGCTTCATTGCCATTATCACAGCGTTGTTTACCTATCTGGCGGTACAGGCGGTGGAGGATGGTTCCGCCATTATCTGGCTGTTTGCCTACCCCCCGGTCGTGTTCTATATCAGCCAGTCCCGGGTCGGCGTTATTGCTTGTAGTGGCGGCCTCTTTGGTGTCGCCGTGCTATTCAGCCCGATTGGAGACCAGCTGTTCGACACGCCGTACACGGACAGTTTCCGTCTCACCATGATCGCCGTATTCGCTTTTGAAATATCCACTTGCTATGTCCTGGACCAGAGCCGACGGCGCAGCAAACTGGGACTGCTGAAGCTGGCCCAGGAATTTGAGTATGCCGCCAAACACGATGCGCTCACGGGTCTGGCCAATCGCAGGGAAGTGTTGGCGCAACTCGAAAACGAGTACCAGCGCTACCTGCGCAACTCGCGAACGTTTTCAGTCCTGCTGATGGACATCGACCTGTTCAAGAGCGTCAACGATAACCATGGCCATCATGTTGGCGATGAGATGATCAGGTTGGTCGCTTCAACACTGAGGGAGCAATGCCGAAAGGTCGACACCCTGGCGCGCTGGGGTGGAGAGGAATACCTGGTATTGTTACCGGAAACCAACACCGAAGAAGCCGTCAAGACCGCTCATCGGATACGTGAGGCGGTCAGCCGCAAATCTGTACACGCAGAAGGCCAGGCCATCGCAGCAACCATCAGTGTCGGTGTGGCAACCATCCGCAACGCCGAGTCCGTTGACCGACTGTTACAACGAGCCGATGAGGGTCTCTATCGGGCGAAAACCCTGGGACGCAATACCGTCTGCGATTTTGAGGGAACGTTCACGCACTAG
- the rodA gene encoding rod shape-determining protein RodA, with protein sequence MMLGKGLHTSDHSLSGSRSPWSVFHIDPILLALLLLLIGGGLVVLYSGADRNIEVVKAQGIRMGVALVVMLVFAQLDPAVFRRWAPWLYLAGVVGLAAVLLVGVGAKGAQRWLAIPGLPRFQPSELMKLVVPMMTAWYLSRHFLPPTLSRVALAVVIVLVPMSMIILQPDLGTSLLVGAAGLFVVFFAGMSWRLIAAFAAMVSVAAPLMWFFVMRDYQKQRVLTLLDPQSDPLGAGWNIIQSKTAIGSGGLDGKGWLQGTQSHLEFLPESHTDFIVAVLAEEFGFIGMLVLMAVYLLIILRCLYIAAIAQDSFSRLLAGALTMTFFIYIFVNVGMVSGLLPVVGVPLPLISYGGTSSVTLMAAFGVLMSIHTHRRMISA encoded by the coding sequence ATGATGCTGGGCAAAGGTCTGCACACATCTGACCATTCGCTGTCCGGTTCCCGTAGCCCCTGGTCGGTATTTCATATTGATCCGATCCTGCTGGCTTTGCTTCTGCTGTTGATTGGCGGTGGCCTGGTGGTTCTCTACAGCGGTGCCGACCGTAACATCGAAGTGGTCAAAGCCCAGGGAATACGTATGGGGGTCGCACTGGTGGTCATGCTGGTGTTTGCCCAGTTGGACCCCGCCGTCTTCCGGCGCTGGGCCCCGTGGCTCTATCTGGCCGGAGTGGTGGGGCTGGCCGCGGTGTTGTTGGTCGGGGTGGGGGCCAAGGGTGCTCAGCGCTGGCTTGCCATCCCGGGGTTGCCGCGGTTCCAGCCCTCGGAGTTGATGAAGCTGGTGGTGCCGATGATGACGGCCTGGTACCTGTCCCGTCATTTCCTGCCGCCGACATTGTCCCGGGTTGCTCTCGCGGTGGTCATCGTGCTTGTTCCGATGTCGATGATCATCCTTCAGCCGGACCTGGGAACCTCATTGCTGGTAGGCGCCGCCGGTCTGTTCGTTGTTTTCTTTGCGGGTATGAGTTGGCGACTGATCGCCGCTTTCGCCGCCATGGTCTCGGTGGCCGCGCCGCTGATGTGGTTCTTTGTTATGCGGGACTATCAGAAGCAGCGGGTGCTGACCCTGCTGGATCCACAGAGCGACCCCCTCGGCGCGGGCTGGAACATTATCCAGTCGAAAACCGCCATTGGTTCCGGTGGCCTGGATGGCAAGGGCTGGCTTCAGGGCACGCAGTCCCATCTCGAATTCCTGCCGGAAAGCCATACCGACTTCATTGTGGCGGTATTGGCCGAAGAGTTCGGTTTCATTGGCATGCTGGTTTTGATGGCGGTCTATCTGCTCATCATTCTTCGGTGCCTCTACATTGCCGCCATTGCCCAGGATTCTTTCAGTCGGTTGCTCGCGGGTGCGCTGACCATGACTTTCTTCATCTATATATTCGTCAACGTGGGGATGGTCAGTGGGCTCTTGCCGGTCGTGGGGGTTCCGTTACCGCTGATCAGCTATGGGGGGACGTCGAGCGTCACCCTGATGGCAGCCTTTGGCGTGCTGATGTCCATTCATACCCATCGGCGAATGATCAGCGCCTGA
- a CDS encoding ABC1 kinase family protein, with amino-acid sequence MVSKKRGTSVSRIKTGSFERRLTLTRAGLFAGTRMASHMATNWFSSREKRDQRHRAMLSSQAEFLVDELGKLKGSVVKIGQVMALYGEHFLPEEVTEALHTLEDQTTSLEWSAIERVLKDELGEQRLAELDVDPDPIGAASLGQVHRARRKSDGLELVLKVQYPGVADAVDSDLNAVAHLLKIARLVSFGPEFNDWLEEVREMMHREVDYRLEARTTEKFRKMLVADPRFVVPRVLEEFSTAHVIASTYEHGHSVSSVAVRELPLERRSELGLAALELFFRELFVWGEIQTDPNFGNYRIRIAGEQGSDRDYDQIVLLDFGAVQAYSSSFLDPVIQMIRASYEGDLPAVIEGGVELRFMGRDWPDDVLDKFGAVCMSVLEPLARDRSQWPDYAVNANGEYRWKQSDLPSRVARHAARSAISRYFRVPPKEFVFLNRKLIGVYTFIAVLNAEFNGEDLLRAYLYGDGTDSEGTPAAFRTSQSTKP; translated from the coding sequence ATGGTGTCCAAAAAGCGAGGAACCTCCGTTTCACGTATCAAGACCGGAAGCTTCGAACGCCGTTTGACGCTGACCAGGGCTGGACTGTTTGCAGGCACGCGGATGGCGTCCCATATGGCGACGAACTGGTTCAGTAGCCGTGAAAAGCGGGATCAGCGTCACCGCGCCATGCTGTCCAGTCAGGCTGAATTTCTGGTGGATGAATTAGGCAAACTCAAGGGAAGTGTGGTCAAGATTGGTCAGGTTATGGCCCTCTATGGAGAACACTTCCTGCCGGAAGAGGTGACCGAAGCGTTGCACACCCTGGAAGACCAGACCACCTCCCTCGAATGGTCCGCCATAGAACGGGTCCTGAAGGACGAGTTGGGGGAGCAGCGGCTGGCAGAGCTGGACGTTGATCCCGACCCGATCGGTGCCGCTTCACTGGGACAAGTGCATCGTGCGCGCCGCAAAAGCGATGGGCTTGAACTGGTACTGAAGGTCCAGTACCCGGGTGTGGCGGATGCAGTAGACAGTGATCTGAACGCTGTGGCCCACCTTCTGAAAATCGCCAGGCTGGTGTCTTTCGGGCCGGAGTTTAACGACTGGCTGGAAGAGGTGCGGGAGATGATGCACCGGGAAGTGGATTACCGGCTGGAAGCCCGTACCACCGAAAAATTCCGCAAGATGCTGGTCGCCGATCCCAGGTTTGTGGTGCCCAGAGTGTTGGAGGAGTTCTCCACCGCCCACGTGATTGCCTCCACCTACGAGCACGGCCATTCGGTCAGCTCCGTGGCTGTGCGGGAGCTGCCACTGGAGCGGCGTTCGGAGCTGGGGCTGGCGGCCCTGGAGCTGTTCTTCCGGGAACTGTTTGTCTGGGGGGAAATCCAGACGGACCCCAATTTCGGTAACTACCGTATCCGCATTGCCGGTGAACAAGGCTCCGATCGGGATTACGATCAGATCGTGCTGCTTGATTTTGGTGCGGTCCAGGCTTACTCATCCTCCTTTCTCGATCCGGTGATCCAGATGATCCGGGCCTCTTATGAAGGGGACTTGCCGGCGGTTATTGAAGGCGGTGTCGAGCTGCGTTTCATGGGCCGTGACTGGCCAGACGATGTGCTCGACAAGTTTGGTGCCGTCTGCATGTCGGTGCTGGAACCCCTGGCCCGTGACCGGAGTCAGTGGCCGGATTACGCGGTGAACGCCAATGGTGAGTACCGCTGGAAGCAGAGTGATCTGCCGTCACGGGTAGCCCGTCACGCGGCAAGGTCAGCCATCAGCCGCTATTTCAGGGTGCCCCCCAAAGAGTTTGTGTTCCTCAACCGCAAACTGATCGGGGTGTACACTTTTATTGCGGTACTGAACGCGGAGTTTAACGGCGAGGATCTGCTTCGCGCCTACCTTTATGGCGACGGCACCGATTCCGAAGGGACGCCGGCGGCATTCAGGACCAGCCAGAGCACGAAGCCGTAA
- a CDS encoding methyl-accepting chemotaxis protein, translated as MNELSLRFKLYALVITLLLVMGGSIVVTAQLSLGDMEERITTETRDTVQGIVMERLSATAGKYGELVSGQFATAYRTPEVVRNVIIRNIQADSSGRISRIALQETVGRVLEEQKSLSSVYAQFEPDAYDGQDRYFTGGVEEHSSDEGTLEIYFYRSPDGEVVFSRTEDPGIKYLDNRNEFGIREAEWYLCSRDSKQPCIMEPYEYEIAEGYSELMTSLVVPILDGGKFAGVVGVDINLSTLQKTIRSVSNELYEGQSRVTLLSDKGLIAASSHYDDHLGRPLNEALPELADKFVNLHQEKKSYDDGETLAVSYPVEIDLPGTQWSLLIELPRDIALADVSEITALLSDEVSATAARQTMVGIMVSVIAILILVLLVRSVTRPLNEIRDRMKNLASAEGDLTSELSIETHAELIELAGGFNAFLARLRNMINDLKSVNGKVRQQAADVGGIARETDEQTERQHQDIDSVVTAMNEMSAAAGEVAGFAGEAAENARQAQDGVRFTQDTLTAAVDGVSALSADMDEASTAITQVATRSDDINRILDVIRGVAEQTNLLALNAAIEAARAGEQGRGFAVVADEVRTLASRTRESTDEISEMIEGLQSDVNGAVSVIRSGVDRATTAVDGTREADHSLAAVVERIGTIVEHVTQVATAAEEQSSVSEEINRNLTKIGDAASDLRLLAQRVRSSGETLDEQVTVLDSELGRLKT; from the coding sequence ATGAATGAGCTTTCGTTACGCTTCAAACTTTACGCCCTGGTCATTACGCTGCTACTGGTGATGGGTGGCAGTATCGTGGTGACTGCCCAATTGTCACTGGGTGATATGGAAGAACGGATCACCACGGAAACCCGGGATACTGTGCAGGGTATTGTGATGGAACGGCTCAGTGCAACCGCGGGCAAGTACGGCGAACTGGTCAGTGGCCAGTTTGCGACGGCCTATCGTACCCCGGAAGTGGTTCGCAACGTGATTATCCGCAATATTCAGGCAGACAGTTCCGGCCGGATCAGTCGGATCGCGTTGCAGGAGACCGTTGGCAGAGTGCTGGAGGAGCAGAAGAGTCTCAGCTCTGTGTACGCGCAGTTTGAGCCGGACGCCTACGATGGGCAGGACCGGTACTTCACCGGCGGTGTGGAGGAGCACAGCAGCGATGAGGGCACTCTGGAAATCTATTTCTATCGCTCCCCCGACGGTGAAGTCGTTTTCAGTCGTACCGAAGACCCGGGCATCAAATACCTGGATAACCGTAACGAGTTCGGTATTCGTGAAGCGGAATGGTACTTGTGTTCGCGGGACAGTAAACAGCCATGCATCATGGAGCCCTATGAATACGAGATCGCAGAAGGCTATTCCGAACTGATGACCAGCCTGGTGGTTCCGATTCTCGATGGTGGCAAGTTTGCCGGGGTGGTGGGGGTTGATATCAATCTGTCGACACTCCAGAAAACCATTCGGAGCGTCAGCAACGAGCTTTACGAAGGCCAGTCACGGGTTACATTGTTGAGTGACAAGGGGCTGATTGCCGCATCCAGCCATTACGATGATCACCTGGGGCGTCCCCTCAATGAAGCCTTGCCTGAGTTGGCGGACAAGTTTGTGAATCTGCACCAGGAAAAGAAGAGCTACGATGATGGTGAGACCCTTGCCGTGTCTTATCCGGTGGAGATCGATCTGCCGGGCACGCAATGGTCGCTGTTGATTGAGCTGCCGCGGGATATTGCTCTGGCCGATGTGTCCGAGATTACCGCACTATTGTCCGACGAAGTCAGTGCCACGGCTGCACGTCAAACCATGGTTGGCATTATGGTGTCGGTCATTGCCATTTTGATCCTGGTGCTGCTTGTTCGCTCCGTAACCCGGCCCCTGAATGAAATCCGCGACCGAATGAAGAATCTCGCCAGTGCGGAAGGGGATCTCACCAGTGAATTGTCCATTGAAACCCACGCGGAGTTGATCGAGCTGGCGGGTGGATTCAATGCGTTCCTGGCTCGATTGAGAAATATGATCAACGATCTCAAGAGTGTGAACGGCAAGGTTCGTCAACAGGCAGCGGATGTAGGCGGCATTGCGCGGGAAACGGATGAGCAGACCGAGCGACAACATCAGGACATCGACAGCGTTGTCACGGCTATGAACGAGATGTCGGCGGCCGCAGGTGAGGTGGCCGGGTTTGCCGGAGAAGCGGCTGAGAATGCCCGGCAGGCCCAGGATGGTGTCCGGTTCACCCAGGATACGCTGACTGCCGCGGTGGATGGTGTCAGTGCCTTGTCCGCGGATATGGACGAAGCCAGTACCGCCATCACCCAGGTGGCGACTCGCAGCGATGATATTAACCGTATCCTGGACGTGATTCGTGGCGTTGCCGAGCAGACCAACCTGCTGGCCCTGAATGCAGCCATAGAGGCTGCCAGGGCAGGTGAGCAAGGGCGTGGCTTTGCGGTGGTGGCCGACGAGGTGCGTACCCTGGCGTCCCGTACCCGTGAATCCACGGATGAGATCAGTGAAATGATTGAAGGTCTGCAGAGTGACGTGAACGGTGCGGTGTCGGTGATTCGTTCCGGTGTGGACCGGGCGACAACGGCGGTTGATGGCACCCGTGAAGCGGACCATTCCCTGGCGGCGGTAGTCGAGCGTATCGGGACCATCGTGGAACACGTGACTCAGGTAGCGACAGCGGCCGAGGAGCAGAGCTCTGTCAGTGAAGAGATCAACCGGAACCTGACAAAAATCGGGGATGCGGCCAGCGATCTCCGGCTTCTTGCCCAGCGGGTTCGCAGTAGTGGAGAAACCCTGGATGAACAGGTCACTGTGCTGGATTCTGAGCTTGGGCGCCTGAAAACCTGA